The Accipiter gentilis chromosome 34, bAccGen1.1, whole genome shotgun sequence genome has a segment encoding these proteins:
- the USP44 gene encoding ubiquitin carboxyl-terminal hydrolase 44 isoform X3 produces the protein MAIGPSRPALGSGRPELSGLLLSSVQYLLTLRHLQIEISWTENSLDYVFCQHISAVSVLTMDKCKHIGRLRLAQDHSILNPQKWHCVDCNTTESVWACLSCSHVACGRYIEEHALKHFQESSHPVALEVNELYVFCYLCDDYVLNDNATGDLKLLRSTLSAIKSQNYECTTRSGRTLRSMGTSDDSYLSHGGAQALLRNEDRMFTALWHRRRAFLGKIFRSWLELTPTGKKILEEERRREEAEERREKARKRRQERKRELKAEMEKMPPRKSSRLQNQIRMSSESAPCLQKTSQNMESVAELKKSYTSDEVRLKKISDSPIKRRPTVTPGVTGLRNLGNTCYMNSILQVLSHLLIFRECFLKLDLNQTQELLATATNGKTRSSSKHLSIAASKLHVNESQEKVKGSSSVRRPSLSSGLSGGASKSRNMELIQPREPSSKHISLCHELHTLFQVMWSGKWALVSPFAMLHSVWRLIPAFRGYAQQDAQEFLCELLDKVQQELETTGTRYPALIPASQRKLIKQVLNVVNNIFHGQLLSQVTCLACDNKSNTVEPFWDLSLEFPERYHCNGKEMSSQYPCLLTEMLAKFTETEALEGKIYACDQCNIILTEAQKQLMVCRLPQVLRLHLKRFRWSGRNHREKIGVHVNFDQMLNMEPYCCRESLKSLLPDCFIYDLSAVVMHHGKGFGSGHYTAYCYNSEGGFWVHCNDSKLNTCTMEEVCKAQAYILFYSQRLTQANGRGKIPRPSTAESQQHTELADCSVANSSS, from the exons ATGGCGATCGGCCCTTCCCGCCCCGCTCTCGGCAG TGGTCGTCCTGAACTCAGCGGACTACTTTTGTCCTCGGTCCAGTATCTGCTTACTTTGAGGCAT ttgcagaTTGAAATATCGTGGACAGAAAATAGTTTGGATTATGTGTTTTGCCAGCATATCTCTGCAGTTTCAGTTTTAACAATGGATAAGTGTAAGCACATAGGACGTCTGCGACTGGCCCAAGATCACTCCATTTTGAATCCTCAGAAATGGCATTGCGTGGACTGCAATACTACCGAATCTGTGTGGGCGTGCCTCAGCTGCTCACATGTGGCGTGTGGAAGATATATTGAAGAACATGCACTAAAGCACTTTCAGGAGAGCAGTCACCCAGTGGCATTGGAAGTAAATGAGCTGTATGTTTTCTGTTATCTCTGCGATGATTATGTTCTTAATGACAACGCAACTGGTGATTTAAAACTGTTGCGAAGTACGTTAAGTGCAATCAAGAGTCAAAACTATGAGTGCACTACTCGAAGTGGGAGGACTTTGCGTTCTATGGGTACAAGTGACGATTCTTACCTTTCACATGGTGGTGCCCAAGCCTTGCTTCGGAATGAAGATCGCATGTTCACAGCTCTCTGGCACCGACGACGTGCATTCCTGGGCAAAATATTCAGATCATGGCTTGAGTTGACGCCTACTGGaaaaaagattttggaagaaGAAAGGCGTCgggaagaagcagaggaaaggagggagaaagctAGGAAGAGAAGACAAGAACGAAAGCGTGAGTTGaaagcagagatggaaaagatGCCTCCAAGAAAGAGCAGTCGTTTACAAAATCAGATTAGAATGTCCTCAGAAtcagcaccctgcctgcaaaaGACATCACAGAACATGGAGTCTGTGGCAGAGTTGAAAAAATCGTATACCTCGGATGAAGTAAGATTGAAAAAAATAAGTGACTCTCCAATTAAGCGAAGGCCCACGGTGACTCCTGGGGTAACAGGACTGAGAAACCTAGGAAATACGTGCTATATGAATTCTATCCTGCAGGTATTAAGTCACTTACTTATTTTTCGAGAATGCTTTTTAAAGCTTGATCTCAACCAAACTCAGGAACTGCTGGCAACAGCAACCAATGGTAAAACCAGATCTTCATCTAAACACCTGTCAATAGCTGCCTCAAAATTACATGTGAATGAGAGCCAAGAGAAAGTAAAGGGATCATCTTCTGTGAGGCGGCCTAGTTTATCCTCTGGATTAAGTGGAGGAGCATCAAAAAGTAGAAATATGGAACTTATTCAGCCCAGGGAGCCCAGTTCAAAGCATATTTCTCTCTGTCATGAGCTGCATACTCTGTTCCAAGTTATGTGGTCTGGCAAATGGGCGCTGGTGTCTCCTTTTGCCATGCTTCATTCTGTGTGGAGACTAATTCCAGCCTTCAGAGGATATGCCCAACAAGATGCTCAGGAATTTCTTTGTGAACTTTTGGATAAAGTGCAGCAGGAACTGGAGACTACAGGAACCAGATACCCAGCTCTCATCCCTGCCTCTCAAAGAAAACTTATAAAACAGGTTTTGAATGTGGTTAACAACATTTTTCATGGACAGCTATTAAGTCAG GTTACATGTCTTGCCTGTGACAATAAATCAAATACTGTAGAACCTTTCTGGGACCTGTCCCTGGAGTTTCCTGAGAGGTATCACTGCAATGGCAAGGAGATGTCATCTCAGTATCCATGTCTGCTGACAGAAATGCTGGCCAAGTTTACAGAAACTGAAGCTTTGGAAGGAAAGATATATGCGTGTGATCAGTGCAACA TTATACTCACAGAAGCTCAGAAGCAGCTTATGGTGTGTCGACTACCTCAGGTTCTCAGATTACACCTTAAACGGTTTAG GTGGTCAGGACGCAATCATCGTGAGAAGATTGGCGTACATGTTAATTTTGATCAAATGCTGAACATGGAGCCTTATTGCTGCAGAGAATCCCTCAAGTCCCTCCTACCTGACTGCTTTATCTATGACTTGTCTGCTGTGGTAATGCATCACGGGAAAGGATTTGGCTCAGGGCACTACACTGCCTACTGCTACAATTCAGAAGGAG GATTTTGGGTACACTGCAATGATTCAAAACTCAACACGTGCACTATGGAAGAAGTATGCAAGGCTCAAGCCTACATTTTGTTTTACAGCCAACGACTTACTCAGGCAAATGGACGTGGTAAAATACCACGTCCTAGCACAGCTGAAAGTCAGCAGCACACAGAATTAGCTGACTGTTCCGTGGCCAACAGTAGCAGCTAA
- the USP44 gene encoding ubiquitin carboxyl-terminal hydrolase 44 isoform X4, protein MDKCKHIGRLRLAQDHSILNPQKWHCVDCNTTESVWACLSCSHVACGRYIEEHALKHFQESSHPVALEVNELYVFCYLCDDYVLNDNATGDLKLLRSTLSAIKSQNYECTTRSGRTLRSMGTSDDSYLSHGGAQALLRNEDRMFTALWHRRRAFLGKIFRSWLELTPTGKKILEEERRREEAEERREKARKRRQERKRELKAEMEKMPPRKSSRLQNQIRMSSESAPCLQKTSQNMESVAELKKSYTSDEVRLKKISDSPIKRRPTVTPGVTGLRNLGNTCYMNSILQVLSHLLIFRECFLKLDLNQTQELLATATNGKTRSSSKHLSIAASKLHVNESQEKVKGSSSVRRPSLSSGLSGGASKSRNMELIQPREPSSKHISLCHELHTLFQVMWSGKWALVSPFAMLHSVWRLIPAFRGYAQQDAQEFLCELLDKVQQELETTGTRYPALIPASQRKLIKQVLNVVNNIFHGQLLSQVTCLACDNKSNTVEPFWDLSLEFPERYHCNGKEMSSQYPCLLTEMLAKFTETEALEGKIYACDQCNTKRRKFSSKPVILTEAQKQLMVCRLPQVLRLHLKRFRWSGRNHREKIGVHVNFDQMLNMEPYCCRESLKSLLPDCFIYDLSAVVMHHGKGFGSGHYTAYCYNSEGGFWVHCNDSKLNTCTMEEVCKAQAYILFYSQRLTQANGRGKIPRPSTAESQQHTELADCSVANSSS, encoded by the exons ATGGATAAGTGTAAGCACATAGGACGTCTGCGACTGGCCCAAGATCACTCCATTTTGAATCCTCAGAAATGGCATTGCGTGGACTGCAATACTACCGAATCTGTGTGGGCGTGCCTCAGCTGCTCACATGTGGCGTGTGGAAGATATATTGAAGAACATGCACTAAAGCACTTTCAGGAGAGCAGTCACCCAGTGGCATTGGAAGTAAATGAGCTGTATGTTTTCTGTTATCTCTGCGATGATTATGTTCTTAATGACAACGCAACTGGTGATTTAAAACTGTTGCGAAGTACGTTAAGTGCAATCAAGAGTCAAAACTATGAGTGCACTACTCGAAGTGGGAGGACTTTGCGTTCTATGGGTACAAGTGACGATTCTTACCTTTCACATGGTGGTGCCCAAGCCTTGCTTCGGAATGAAGATCGCATGTTCACAGCTCTCTGGCACCGACGACGTGCATTCCTGGGCAAAATATTCAGATCATGGCTTGAGTTGACGCCTACTGGaaaaaagattttggaagaaGAAAGGCGTCgggaagaagcagaggaaaggagggagaaagctAGGAAGAGAAGACAAGAACGAAAGCGTGAGTTGaaagcagagatggaaaagatGCCTCCAAGAAAGAGCAGTCGTTTACAAAATCAGATTAGAATGTCCTCAGAAtcagcaccctgcctgcaaaaGACATCACAGAACATGGAGTCTGTGGCAGAGTTGAAAAAATCGTATACCTCGGATGAAGTAAGATTGAAAAAAATAAGTGACTCTCCAATTAAGCGAAGGCCCACGGTGACTCCTGGGGTAACAGGACTGAGAAACCTAGGAAATACGTGCTATATGAATTCTATCCTGCAGGTATTAAGTCACTTACTTATTTTTCGAGAATGCTTTTTAAAGCTTGATCTCAACCAAACTCAGGAACTGCTGGCAACAGCAACCAATGGTAAAACCAGATCTTCATCTAAACACCTGTCAATAGCTGCCTCAAAATTACATGTGAATGAGAGCCAAGAGAAAGTAAAGGGATCATCTTCTGTGAGGCGGCCTAGTTTATCCTCTGGATTAAGTGGAGGAGCATCAAAAAGTAGAAATATGGAACTTATTCAGCCCAGGGAGCCCAGTTCAAAGCATATTTCTCTCTGTCATGAGCTGCATACTCTGTTCCAAGTTATGTGGTCTGGCAAATGGGCGCTGGTGTCTCCTTTTGCCATGCTTCATTCTGTGTGGAGACTAATTCCAGCCTTCAGAGGATATGCCCAACAAGATGCTCAGGAATTTCTTTGTGAACTTTTGGATAAAGTGCAGCAGGAACTGGAGACTACAGGAACCAGATACCCAGCTCTCATCCCTGCCTCTCAAAGAAAACTTATAAAACAGGTTTTGAATGTGGTTAACAACATTTTTCATGGACAGCTATTAAGTCAG GTTACATGTCTTGCCTGTGACAATAAATCAAATACTGTAGAACCTTTCTGGGACCTGTCCCTGGAGTTTCCTGAGAGGTATCACTGCAATGGCAAGGAGATGTCATCTCAGTATCCATGTCTGCTGACAGAAATGCTGGCCAAGTTTACAGAAACTGAAGCTTTGGAAGGAAAGATATATGCGTGTGATCAGTGCAACA CAAAACGAAGGAAGTTTTCTTCTAAACCAGTTATACTCACAGAAGCTCAGAAGCAGCTTATGGTGTGTCGACTACCTCAGGTTCTCAGATTACACCTTAAACGGTTTAG GTGGTCAGGACGCAATCATCGTGAGAAGATTGGCGTACATGTTAATTTTGATCAAATGCTGAACATGGAGCCTTATTGCTGCAGAGAATCCCTCAAGTCCCTCCTACCTGACTGCTTTATCTATGACTTGTCTGCTGTGGTAATGCATCACGGGAAAGGATTTGGCTCAGGGCACTACACTGCCTACTGCTACAATTCAGAAGGAG GATTTTGGGTACACTGCAATGATTCAAAACTCAACACGTGCACTATGGAAGAAGTATGCAAGGCTCAAGCCTACATTTTGTTTTACAGCCAACGACTTACTCAGGCAAATGGACGTGGTAAAATACCACGTCCTAGCACAGCTGAAAGTCAGCAGCACACAGAATTAGCTGACTGTTCCGTGGCCAACAGTAGCAGCTAA
- the USP44 gene encoding ubiquitin carboxyl-terminal hydrolase 44 isoform X1, with product MAIGPSRPALGSGRPELSGLLLSSVQYLLTLRHLQIEISWTENSLDYVFCQHISAVSVLTMDKCKHIGRLRLAQDHSILNPQKWHCVDCNTTESVWACLSCSHVACGRYIEEHALKHFQESSHPVALEVNELYVFCYLCDDYVLNDNATGDLKLLRSTLSAIKSQNYECTTRSGRTLRSMGTSDDSYLSHGGAQALLRNEDRMFTALWHRRRAFLGKIFRSWLELTPTGKKILEEERRREEAEERREKARKRRQERKRELKAEMEKMPPRKSSRLQNQIRMSSESAPCLQKTSQNMESVAELKKSYTSDEVRLKKISDSPIKRRPTVTPGVTGLRNLGNTCYMNSILQVLSHLLIFRECFLKLDLNQTQELLATATNGKTRSSSKHLSIAASKLHVNESQEKVKGSSSVRRPSLSSGLSGGASKSRNMELIQPREPSSKHISLCHELHTLFQVMWSGKWALVSPFAMLHSVWRLIPAFRGYAQQDAQEFLCELLDKVQQELETTGTRYPALIPASQRKLIKQVLNVVNNIFHGQLLSQVTCLACDNKSNTVEPFWDLSLEFPERYHCNGKEMSSQYPCLLTEMLAKFTETEALEGKIYACDQCNTKRRKFSSKPVILTEAQKQLMVCRLPQVLRLHLKRFRWSGRNHREKIGVHVNFDQMLNMEPYCCRESLKSLLPDCFIYDLSAVVMHHGKGFGSGHYTAYCYNSEGGFWVHCNDSKLNTCTMEEVCKAQAYILFYSQRLTQANGRGKIPRPSTAESQQHTELADCSVANSSS from the exons ATGGCGATCGGCCCTTCCCGCCCCGCTCTCGGCAG TGGTCGTCCTGAACTCAGCGGACTACTTTTGTCCTCGGTCCAGTATCTGCTTACTTTGAGGCAT ttgcagaTTGAAATATCGTGGACAGAAAATAGTTTGGATTATGTGTTTTGCCAGCATATCTCTGCAGTTTCAGTTTTAACAATGGATAAGTGTAAGCACATAGGACGTCTGCGACTGGCCCAAGATCACTCCATTTTGAATCCTCAGAAATGGCATTGCGTGGACTGCAATACTACCGAATCTGTGTGGGCGTGCCTCAGCTGCTCACATGTGGCGTGTGGAAGATATATTGAAGAACATGCACTAAAGCACTTTCAGGAGAGCAGTCACCCAGTGGCATTGGAAGTAAATGAGCTGTATGTTTTCTGTTATCTCTGCGATGATTATGTTCTTAATGACAACGCAACTGGTGATTTAAAACTGTTGCGAAGTACGTTAAGTGCAATCAAGAGTCAAAACTATGAGTGCACTACTCGAAGTGGGAGGACTTTGCGTTCTATGGGTACAAGTGACGATTCTTACCTTTCACATGGTGGTGCCCAAGCCTTGCTTCGGAATGAAGATCGCATGTTCACAGCTCTCTGGCACCGACGACGTGCATTCCTGGGCAAAATATTCAGATCATGGCTTGAGTTGACGCCTACTGGaaaaaagattttggaagaaGAAAGGCGTCgggaagaagcagaggaaaggagggagaaagctAGGAAGAGAAGACAAGAACGAAAGCGTGAGTTGaaagcagagatggaaaagatGCCTCCAAGAAAGAGCAGTCGTTTACAAAATCAGATTAGAATGTCCTCAGAAtcagcaccctgcctgcaaaaGACATCACAGAACATGGAGTCTGTGGCAGAGTTGAAAAAATCGTATACCTCGGATGAAGTAAGATTGAAAAAAATAAGTGACTCTCCAATTAAGCGAAGGCCCACGGTGACTCCTGGGGTAACAGGACTGAGAAACCTAGGAAATACGTGCTATATGAATTCTATCCTGCAGGTATTAAGTCACTTACTTATTTTTCGAGAATGCTTTTTAAAGCTTGATCTCAACCAAACTCAGGAACTGCTGGCAACAGCAACCAATGGTAAAACCAGATCTTCATCTAAACACCTGTCAATAGCTGCCTCAAAATTACATGTGAATGAGAGCCAAGAGAAAGTAAAGGGATCATCTTCTGTGAGGCGGCCTAGTTTATCCTCTGGATTAAGTGGAGGAGCATCAAAAAGTAGAAATATGGAACTTATTCAGCCCAGGGAGCCCAGTTCAAAGCATATTTCTCTCTGTCATGAGCTGCATACTCTGTTCCAAGTTATGTGGTCTGGCAAATGGGCGCTGGTGTCTCCTTTTGCCATGCTTCATTCTGTGTGGAGACTAATTCCAGCCTTCAGAGGATATGCCCAACAAGATGCTCAGGAATTTCTTTGTGAACTTTTGGATAAAGTGCAGCAGGAACTGGAGACTACAGGAACCAGATACCCAGCTCTCATCCCTGCCTCTCAAAGAAAACTTATAAAACAGGTTTTGAATGTGGTTAACAACATTTTTCATGGACAGCTATTAAGTCAG GTTACATGTCTTGCCTGTGACAATAAATCAAATACTGTAGAACCTTTCTGGGACCTGTCCCTGGAGTTTCCTGAGAGGTATCACTGCAATGGCAAGGAGATGTCATCTCAGTATCCATGTCTGCTGACAGAAATGCTGGCCAAGTTTACAGAAACTGAAGCTTTGGAAGGAAAGATATATGCGTGTGATCAGTGCAACA CAAAACGAAGGAAGTTTTCTTCTAAACCAGTTATACTCACAGAAGCTCAGAAGCAGCTTATGGTGTGTCGACTACCTCAGGTTCTCAGATTACACCTTAAACGGTTTAG GTGGTCAGGACGCAATCATCGTGAGAAGATTGGCGTACATGTTAATTTTGATCAAATGCTGAACATGGAGCCTTATTGCTGCAGAGAATCCCTCAAGTCCCTCCTACCTGACTGCTTTATCTATGACTTGTCTGCTGTGGTAATGCATCACGGGAAAGGATTTGGCTCAGGGCACTACACTGCCTACTGCTACAATTCAGAAGGAG GATTTTGGGTACACTGCAATGATTCAAAACTCAACACGTGCACTATGGAAGAAGTATGCAAGGCTCAAGCCTACATTTTGTTTTACAGCCAACGACTTACTCAGGCAAATGGACGTGGTAAAATACCACGTCCTAGCACAGCTGAAAGTCAGCAGCACACAGAATTAGCTGACTGTTCCGTGGCCAACAGTAGCAGCTAA
- the USP44 gene encoding ubiquitin carboxyl-terminal hydrolase 44 isoform X2: MAAATGDGGRPELSGLLLSSVQYLLTLRHLQIEISWTENSLDYVFCQHISAVSVLTMDKCKHIGRLRLAQDHSILNPQKWHCVDCNTTESVWACLSCSHVACGRYIEEHALKHFQESSHPVALEVNELYVFCYLCDDYVLNDNATGDLKLLRSTLSAIKSQNYECTTRSGRTLRSMGTSDDSYLSHGGAQALLRNEDRMFTALWHRRRAFLGKIFRSWLELTPTGKKILEEERRREEAEERREKARKRRQERKRELKAEMEKMPPRKSSRLQNQIRMSSESAPCLQKTSQNMESVAELKKSYTSDEVRLKKISDSPIKRRPTVTPGVTGLRNLGNTCYMNSILQVLSHLLIFRECFLKLDLNQTQELLATATNGKTRSSSKHLSIAASKLHVNESQEKVKGSSSVRRPSLSSGLSGGASKSRNMELIQPREPSSKHISLCHELHTLFQVMWSGKWALVSPFAMLHSVWRLIPAFRGYAQQDAQEFLCELLDKVQQELETTGTRYPALIPASQRKLIKQVLNVVNNIFHGQLLSQVTCLACDNKSNTVEPFWDLSLEFPERYHCNGKEMSSQYPCLLTEMLAKFTETEALEGKIYACDQCNTKRRKFSSKPVILTEAQKQLMVCRLPQVLRLHLKRFRWSGRNHREKIGVHVNFDQMLNMEPYCCRESLKSLLPDCFIYDLSAVVMHHGKGFGSGHYTAYCYNSEGGFWVHCNDSKLNTCTMEEVCKAQAYILFYSQRLTQANGRGKIPRPSTAESQQHTELADCSVANSSS, from the exons ATGGCGGCAGCGACGGGTGACGG TGGTCGTCCTGAACTCAGCGGACTACTTTTGTCCTCGGTCCAGTATCTGCTTACTTTGAGGCAT ttgcagaTTGAAATATCGTGGACAGAAAATAGTTTGGATTATGTGTTTTGCCAGCATATCTCTGCAGTTTCAGTTTTAACAATGGATAAGTGTAAGCACATAGGACGTCTGCGACTGGCCCAAGATCACTCCATTTTGAATCCTCAGAAATGGCATTGCGTGGACTGCAATACTACCGAATCTGTGTGGGCGTGCCTCAGCTGCTCACATGTGGCGTGTGGAAGATATATTGAAGAACATGCACTAAAGCACTTTCAGGAGAGCAGTCACCCAGTGGCATTGGAAGTAAATGAGCTGTATGTTTTCTGTTATCTCTGCGATGATTATGTTCTTAATGACAACGCAACTGGTGATTTAAAACTGTTGCGAAGTACGTTAAGTGCAATCAAGAGTCAAAACTATGAGTGCACTACTCGAAGTGGGAGGACTTTGCGTTCTATGGGTACAAGTGACGATTCTTACCTTTCACATGGTGGTGCCCAAGCCTTGCTTCGGAATGAAGATCGCATGTTCACAGCTCTCTGGCACCGACGACGTGCATTCCTGGGCAAAATATTCAGATCATGGCTTGAGTTGACGCCTACTGGaaaaaagattttggaagaaGAAAGGCGTCgggaagaagcagaggaaaggagggagaaagctAGGAAGAGAAGACAAGAACGAAAGCGTGAGTTGaaagcagagatggaaaagatGCCTCCAAGAAAGAGCAGTCGTTTACAAAATCAGATTAGAATGTCCTCAGAAtcagcaccctgcctgcaaaaGACATCACAGAACATGGAGTCTGTGGCAGAGTTGAAAAAATCGTATACCTCGGATGAAGTAAGATTGAAAAAAATAAGTGACTCTCCAATTAAGCGAAGGCCCACGGTGACTCCTGGGGTAACAGGACTGAGAAACCTAGGAAATACGTGCTATATGAATTCTATCCTGCAGGTATTAAGTCACTTACTTATTTTTCGAGAATGCTTTTTAAAGCTTGATCTCAACCAAACTCAGGAACTGCTGGCAACAGCAACCAATGGTAAAACCAGATCTTCATCTAAACACCTGTCAATAGCTGCCTCAAAATTACATGTGAATGAGAGCCAAGAGAAAGTAAAGGGATCATCTTCTGTGAGGCGGCCTAGTTTATCCTCTGGATTAAGTGGAGGAGCATCAAAAAGTAGAAATATGGAACTTATTCAGCCCAGGGAGCCCAGTTCAAAGCATATTTCTCTCTGTCATGAGCTGCATACTCTGTTCCAAGTTATGTGGTCTGGCAAATGGGCGCTGGTGTCTCCTTTTGCCATGCTTCATTCTGTGTGGAGACTAATTCCAGCCTTCAGAGGATATGCCCAACAAGATGCTCAGGAATTTCTTTGTGAACTTTTGGATAAAGTGCAGCAGGAACTGGAGACTACAGGAACCAGATACCCAGCTCTCATCCCTGCCTCTCAAAGAAAACTTATAAAACAGGTTTTGAATGTGGTTAACAACATTTTTCATGGACAGCTATTAAGTCAG GTTACATGTCTTGCCTGTGACAATAAATCAAATACTGTAGAACCTTTCTGGGACCTGTCCCTGGAGTTTCCTGAGAGGTATCACTGCAATGGCAAGGAGATGTCATCTCAGTATCCATGTCTGCTGACAGAAATGCTGGCCAAGTTTACAGAAACTGAAGCTTTGGAAGGAAAGATATATGCGTGTGATCAGTGCAACA CAAAACGAAGGAAGTTTTCTTCTAAACCAGTTATACTCACAGAAGCTCAGAAGCAGCTTATGGTGTGTCGACTACCTCAGGTTCTCAGATTACACCTTAAACGGTTTAG GTGGTCAGGACGCAATCATCGTGAGAAGATTGGCGTACATGTTAATTTTGATCAAATGCTGAACATGGAGCCTTATTGCTGCAGAGAATCCCTCAAGTCCCTCCTACCTGACTGCTTTATCTATGACTTGTCTGCTGTGGTAATGCATCACGGGAAAGGATTTGGCTCAGGGCACTACACTGCCTACTGCTACAATTCAGAAGGAG GATTTTGGGTACACTGCAATGATTCAAAACTCAACACGTGCACTATGGAAGAAGTATGCAAGGCTCAAGCCTACATTTTGTTTTACAGCCAACGACTTACTCAGGCAAATGGACGTGGTAAAATACCACGTCCTAGCACAGCTGAAAGTCAGCAGCACACAGAATTAGCTGACTGTTCCGTGGCCAACAGTAGCAGCTAA
- the USP44 gene encoding ubiquitin carboxyl-terminal hydrolase 44 isoform X5, producing MAIGPSRPALGSGRPELSGLLLSSVQYLLTLRHLQIEISWTENSLDYVFCQHISAVSVLTMDKCKHIGRLRLAQDHSILNPQKWHCVDCNTTESVWACLSCSHVACGRYIEEHALKHFQESSHPVALEVNELYVFCYLCDDYVLNDNATGDLKLLRSTLSAIKSQNYECTTRSGRTLRSMGTSDDSYLSHGGAQALLRNEDRMFTALWHRRRAFLGKIFRSWLELTPTGKKILEEERRREEAEERREKARKRRQERKRELKAEMEKMPPRKSSRLQNQIRMSSESAPCLQKTSQNMESVAELKKSYTSDEVRLKKISDSPIKRRPTVTPGVTGLRNLGNTCYMNSILQVLSHLLIFRECFLKLDLNQTQELLATATNGKTRSSSKHLSIAASKLHVNESQEKVKGSSSVRRPSLSSGLSGGASKSRNMELIQPREPSSKHISLCHELHTLFQVMWSGKWALVSPFAMLHSVWRLIPAFRGYAQQDAQEFLCELLDKVQQELETTGTRYPALIPASQRKLIKQVLNVVNNIFHGQLLSQVTCLACDNKSNTVEPFWDLSLEFPERYHCNGKEMSSQYPCLLTEMLAKFTETEALEGKIYACDQCNSGQDAIIVRRLAYMLILIKC from the exons ATGGCGATCGGCCCTTCCCGCCCCGCTCTCGGCAG TGGTCGTCCTGAACTCAGCGGACTACTTTTGTCCTCGGTCCAGTATCTGCTTACTTTGAGGCAT ttgcagaTTGAAATATCGTGGACAGAAAATAGTTTGGATTATGTGTTTTGCCAGCATATCTCTGCAGTTTCAGTTTTAACAATGGATAAGTGTAAGCACATAGGACGTCTGCGACTGGCCCAAGATCACTCCATTTTGAATCCTCAGAAATGGCATTGCGTGGACTGCAATACTACCGAATCTGTGTGGGCGTGCCTCAGCTGCTCACATGTGGCGTGTGGAAGATATATTGAAGAACATGCACTAAAGCACTTTCAGGAGAGCAGTCACCCAGTGGCATTGGAAGTAAATGAGCTGTATGTTTTCTGTTATCTCTGCGATGATTATGTTCTTAATGACAACGCAACTGGTGATTTAAAACTGTTGCGAAGTACGTTAAGTGCAATCAAGAGTCAAAACTATGAGTGCACTACTCGAAGTGGGAGGACTTTGCGTTCTATGGGTACAAGTGACGATTCTTACCTTTCACATGGTGGTGCCCAAGCCTTGCTTCGGAATGAAGATCGCATGTTCACAGCTCTCTGGCACCGACGACGTGCATTCCTGGGCAAAATATTCAGATCATGGCTTGAGTTGACGCCTACTGGaaaaaagattttggaagaaGAAAGGCGTCgggaagaagcagaggaaaggagggagaaagctAGGAAGAGAAGACAAGAACGAAAGCGTGAGTTGaaagcagagatggaaaagatGCCTCCAAGAAAGAGCAGTCGTTTACAAAATCAGATTAGAATGTCCTCAGAAtcagcaccctgcctgcaaaaGACATCACAGAACATGGAGTCTGTGGCAGAGTTGAAAAAATCGTATACCTCGGATGAAGTAAGATTGAAAAAAATAAGTGACTCTCCAATTAAGCGAAGGCCCACGGTGACTCCTGGGGTAACAGGACTGAGAAACCTAGGAAATACGTGCTATATGAATTCTATCCTGCAGGTATTAAGTCACTTACTTATTTTTCGAGAATGCTTTTTAAAGCTTGATCTCAACCAAACTCAGGAACTGCTGGCAACAGCAACCAATGGTAAAACCAGATCTTCATCTAAACACCTGTCAATAGCTGCCTCAAAATTACATGTGAATGAGAGCCAAGAGAAAGTAAAGGGATCATCTTCTGTGAGGCGGCCTAGTTTATCCTCTGGATTAAGTGGAGGAGCATCAAAAAGTAGAAATATGGAACTTATTCAGCCCAGGGAGCCCAGTTCAAAGCATATTTCTCTCTGTCATGAGCTGCATACTCTGTTCCAAGTTATGTGGTCTGGCAAATGGGCGCTGGTGTCTCCTTTTGCCATGCTTCATTCTGTGTGGAGACTAATTCCAGCCTTCAGAGGATATGCCCAACAAGATGCTCAGGAATTTCTTTGTGAACTTTTGGATAAAGTGCAGCAGGAACTGGAGACTACAGGAACCAGATACCCAGCTCTCATCCCTGCCTCTCAAAGAAAACTTATAAAACAGGTTTTGAATGTGGTTAACAACATTTTTCATGGACAGCTATTAAGTCAG GTTACATGTCTTGCCTGTGACAATAAATCAAATACTGTAGAACCTTTCTGGGACCTGTCCCTGGAGTTTCCTGAGAGGTATCACTGCAATGGCAAGGAGATGTCATCTCAGTATCCATGTCTGCTGACAGAAATGCTGGCCAAGTTTACAGAAACTGAAGCTTTGGAAGGAAAGATATATGCGTGTGATCAGTGCAACA GTGGTCAGGACGCAATCATCGTGAGAAGATTGGCGTACATGTTAATTTTGATCAAATGCTGA